Proteins encoded in a region of the Vicinamibacterales bacterium genome:
- a CDS encoding S4 domain-containing protein, with amino-acid sequence MSSPAPPATVRLDVWLDVACLFRTRSEAQKACRNGQVRVNGVQAKPHRGLAPGDRLVIDRPLGRTQTLVIIALADRHVAKAEARALYEDQTPPPTEDELARRRLERVFRATVAPKRRPDKRDRRLLRGLKGA; translated from the coding sequence ATGTCCTCGCCCGCGCCGCCCGCCACCGTCCGCCTCGACGTGTGGCTCGACGTGGCGTGCCTGTTCCGGACCCGCTCGGAGGCCCAGAAGGCGTGCCGCAACGGCCAGGTCCGGGTGAACGGCGTGCAGGCGAAGCCGCACCGCGGGCTCGCGCCCGGCGACCGCCTGGTGATCGACCGTCCGCTCGGCCGCACGCAGACCCTCGTCATCATCGCGCTCGCCGACCGTCACGTCGCCAAGGCAGAGGCGAGAGCGCTGTACGAGGACCAGACGCCGCCGCCGACCGAGGACGAGCTGGCGCGCCGGCGGCTCGAGCGTGTGTTCCGCGCGACGGTGGCGCCCAAGCGCCGGCCCGACAAGCGCGACCGACGTCTCCTGCGCGGGCTCAAAGGCGCGTAG
- the moaA gene encoding GTP 3',8-cyclase MoaA — protein MLVDTFQRPLRNLRLSVTDRCNLRCQYCMPEAEYTWLPKPDVLTFEEIDRLVGVFLGLGVDKLRVTGGEPLLRTNLPVLIGRLAARERVRDLAMTTNGILLAPFAAGLKDAGLRRVTVSLDTLQRDRFVRMARRDELDRTVAGIDAAVRTFAGVKLDTVVIRGVNDDEIVALLAFARERGAEVRFIEYMDVGGATGWTAAQVVSRAEILERVADAFGPVEPIDKEASAPADRFRLTDGTPFGVIASTTTPFCRDCDRARLTADGVLYTCLYATRGLDLRAPLREGATDDELAALVASTWRGRTDRGAEMRLGVPDRRPLIPVSTLRRQPHLEMHTRGG, from the coding sequence ATGCTCGTCGACACCTTCCAGCGGCCGCTCCGCAACCTCCGGCTCTCGGTCACCGACCGCTGCAACCTGCGGTGTCAGTACTGCATGCCGGAAGCCGAGTACACCTGGCTGCCCAAGCCCGACGTCCTCACCTTCGAGGAGATCGACCGCCTCGTCGGCGTCTTCCTCGGGCTGGGCGTGGACAAGCTGCGGGTCACCGGCGGCGAGCCGCTGCTCAGAACGAACCTGCCGGTCCTCATCGGCCGTCTCGCCGCCCGCGAGCGGGTCCGGGACCTGGCGATGACCACCAACGGCATCCTGCTGGCGCCCTTCGCCGCAGGGCTGAAGGACGCAGGCCTCCGGCGGGTCACGGTGAGCCTCGACACCCTCCAGCGCGACCGCTTCGTGCGGATGGCGCGTCGCGACGAGCTCGACCGGACCGTGGCCGGGATCGATGCGGCGGTCCGCACTTTCGCCGGCGTCAAGCTCGACACCGTGGTCATCCGGGGCGTCAACGACGACGAGATCGTGGCGCTCCTCGCCTTCGCGCGGGAGCGTGGCGCCGAGGTGCGGTTCATCGAGTACATGGACGTCGGCGGGGCCACGGGCTGGACGGCGGCGCAGGTCGTGTCGCGCGCGGAAATCCTCGAGCGCGTGGCGGACGCCTTCGGGCCGGTCGAGCCCATCGACAAGGAAGCCTCGGCGCCGGCGGATCGGTTCCGTCTCACCGACGGCACGCCGTTCGGCGTGATTGCCTCGACGACGACGCCCTTCTGCCGCGACTGCGACCGCGCCCGCCTGACGGCCGACGGCGTGCTCTACACCTGCCTCTATGCCACCCGCGGGCTCGACCTGCGCGCGCCGCTGCGCGAAGGCGCCACCGACGACGAGCTCGCCGCCCTGGTCGCCTCGACGTGGCGGGGCCGGACGGACCGCGGCGCCGAGATGCGCCTCGGGGTGCCCGACCGCCGGCCGCTCATTCCCGTGAGCACCCTCAGGCGCCAGCCGCACCTGGAGATGCATACGCGCGGAGGCTAG
- a CDS encoding UPF0182 family protein: protein MRSPLRVAALAALAVVAFVLPNAVELVTDWWWFGEVGQQATYSTILGAQATLGGVAVLASLAWLTLNVRLAARTLPMESQTVSTPEGLTIALPARREVQTLGTFVAAGAAILAGLYAASAWKEYLGWRHAGAFGSTDPILGLDVSFYVFTLPMLELARSFALAQVGLAAAGAGALYLLGGQLALTPFGVRLAARARRHLGLLGAAFLVLLAAGAWMDRPRTLLTPTGIIRGAGYTDVHARMPFALAETGAALAGAGLAAAWALRGQPVLAAAAVGVYAVTALAGQVYAGGIQRFVVTPNEQVRESPYIQHNIEATRRAFALDAIGSRPLTGDAELTRADIEKNRATLDNVRLWDHQPLLETFGQIQEIRTYYDFTAVDNDRYVLDGQLRQVMLSARELNPGALPNRTWINERLTFTHGHGLTLGPVNQVTAEGLPVLFIRDLPPVSTVAIPVTEPSLYYGELSNEYAIVRTRAREFHYPKGDDNVFSTYDGTGGIVLDSFAKKVAFALRFRAYQILLSDDITPESRLMFDRQVKLRAEKIAPFLVFDTDPYLVVSEGRLFWMLDAYTVTGRYPYANEAAPGVSYIRNSVKVVVDAYQGTTDFYLAAPDDPIIQAYARAFPSLLKPLDAMPAGLRSHVRYPEGIFAIQAAVYSTYHMTSAAVFYNREDQWEVPTLETSGQAVRMSPYYTIMKLPGESQAEFIQMLPFTPRRRDNLASWLVARSDGAHYGQLMSFEFPKQKVVFGPRQVVARINQDQVISPQITLWNQQGSEVIQGTLMVIPIEESLLYVRPLYLRAQQGRIPELTRVIAAYQNSIVMERTLDAALARLFSPDAVRARRAQARDAALAPDTGVAAPGAGAAPAEAPGPAAPPSVSGSPALPPLPEAIAALPPPQLAAEAHATYLRALDAQRAGDWARYGTEIGRLGQILDLLARQRATP from the coding sequence ATGCGCTCCCCTCTGCGCGTCGCGGCGCTCGCCGCGCTGGCCGTCGTCGCGTTCGTGCTGCCGAACGCCGTGGAACTGGTCACCGACTGGTGGTGGTTCGGCGAGGTGGGCCAGCAGGCCACCTACTCCACGATTCTCGGCGCCCAGGCCACGCTCGGCGGCGTGGCCGTCCTGGCGTCGCTGGCGTGGCTGACGCTCAACGTGCGCCTCGCGGCCCGGACGCTCCCGATGGAGTCGCAGACGGTCTCGACGCCGGAAGGCCTCACGATTGCGCTGCCGGCAAGGCGGGAGGTCCAGACCCTCGGCACGTTCGTGGCCGCGGGCGCCGCCATCCTGGCCGGGCTCTACGCGGCGTCCGCCTGGAAGGAGTATCTCGGCTGGCGTCATGCCGGTGCCTTCGGATCCACGGACCCGATCCTCGGCCTCGACGTGTCGTTCTACGTCTTCACGCTGCCGATGCTCGAGCTCGCGCGTTCGTTCGCGCTCGCGCAGGTGGGGCTGGCCGCGGCCGGCGCCGGCGCGCTGTACCTGCTCGGCGGGCAGTTGGCCCTCACGCCCTTCGGGGTCCGCCTGGCCGCGCGCGCGCGGCGTCACCTGGGTCTCCTCGGCGCCGCGTTCCTCGTGCTCCTGGCGGCGGGCGCCTGGATGGATCGGCCCCGGACGCTCCTCACGCCGACCGGCATCATCCGGGGCGCGGGCTATACCGACGTCCATGCGCGGATGCCCTTCGCGCTCGCCGAAACGGGCGCCGCGCTGGCCGGCGCCGGCCTCGCCGCCGCCTGGGCGCTGCGCGGACAGCCCGTGCTGGCCGCGGCGGCCGTCGGCGTCTACGCGGTCACGGCCCTGGCGGGCCAGGTCTACGCCGGCGGCATCCAGCGCTTCGTCGTGACGCCGAACGAGCAGGTGCGCGAGTCCCCGTACATCCAGCACAACATCGAGGCCACGCGCCGCGCCTTCGCGCTGGACGCCATCGGGTCCCGGCCCCTCACGGGCGACGCCGAGCTCACGCGGGCGGACATCGAGAAGAACCGGGCCACCCTCGACAACGTGCGGCTCTGGGATCACCAGCCCCTGCTGGAGACGTTCGGCCAGATCCAGGAGATTCGCACGTACTACGACTTCACGGCGGTGGACAACGACCGCTACGTCCTCGACGGCCAGCTGCGGCAGGTGATGCTGTCGGCGCGCGAGCTGAATCCCGGCGCCCTGCCCAACCGCACGTGGATCAACGAGCGACTGACCTTCACGCACGGCCACGGCCTGACGCTGGGGCCCGTGAACCAGGTGACGGCCGAGGGCCTGCCCGTGCTGTTCATCCGGGACCTGCCCCCGGTCTCGACCGTGGCCATCCCCGTCACCGAGCCGAGCCTGTACTACGGCGAGCTCTCGAACGAGTACGCGATCGTCCGCACGCGGGCGCGTGAGTTCCACTACCCGAAGGGCGACGACAACGTCTTCTCGACCTACGACGGCACCGGCGGCATCGTCCTCGACTCCTTCGCCAAGAAGGTGGCCTTCGCCCTCAGGTTCCGCGCCTACCAGATCCTGCTCAGCGACGACATCACGCCGGAGAGCCGGCTGATGTTCGACCGCCAGGTGAAGCTGCGCGCGGAGAAGATCGCGCCGTTCCTGGTCTTCGACACCGACCCGTATCTCGTCGTGTCGGAGGGCCGGCTGTTCTGGATGCTCGACGCGTACACCGTCACCGGCCGCTATCCCTACGCGAACGAGGCCGCGCCGGGCGTCAGCTACATCCGCAACTCGGTGAAGGTGGTGGTGGACGCCTACCAGGGGACGACCGACTTCTATCTCGCCGCGCCGGACGACCCGATCATCCAGGCCTACGCCCGGGCCTTCCCCTCGCTCCTGAAGCCGCTCGACGCCATGCCCGCGGGCCTGCGCTCGCACGTCCGGTATCCGGAGGGCATCTTCGCGATCCAGGCGGCCGTGTACTCCACGTACCACATGACGAGCGCGGCCGTGTTCTACAACCGCGAGGACCAGTGGGAGGTGCCGACCCTGGAGACGTCGGGACAGGCCGTGCGGATGTCCCCCTACTACACGATCATGAAGCTGCCGGGGGAGTCGCAGGCGGAGTTCATCCAGATGCTGCCCTTCACGCCGCGCCGGCGCGACAACCTCGCGTCGTGGCTGGTCGCCCGTTCCGACGGCGCGCACTACGGGCAGCTCATGTCGTTCGAGTTCCCGAAGCAGAAAGTCGTCTTCGGGCCCCGGCAGGTGGTCGCGCGCATCAACCAGGACCAGGTCATCTCGCCCCAGATCACGTTGTGGAACCAGCAGGGCTCCGAGGTGATCCAGGGCACGCTGATGGTGATCCCCATCGAGGAGTCGCTGCTCTACGTGCGCCCGCTCTACCTGCGGGCGCAGCAGGGGCGCATCCCCGAGCTCACGCGCGTCATCGCCGCCTACCAGAACTCGATCGTCATGGAGCGCACGCTGGATGCGGCGCTGGCGCGGCTGTTCTCGCCCGACGCCGTGCGCGCGCGTCGCGCGCAGGCCCGCGACGCGGCCCTGGCTCCCGATACCGGCGTCGCGGCGCCCGGCGCAGGCGCCGCCCCCGCCGAGGCGCCCGGCCCGGCCGCGCCGCCCTCCGTCTCCGGGTCTCCTGCCCTGCCGCCATTGCCCGAGGCCATTGCCGCGCTCCCGCCGCCGCAGCTCGCGGCCGAGGCGCACGCGACCTACCTCAGGGCCCTCGATGCCCAGCGCGCGGGCGACTGGGCGCGCTACGGCACCGAGATCGGCCGCCTGGGCCAGATCCTCGATCTGCTGGCCCGCCAGCGGGCCACGCCGTAG
- a CDS encoding FAD-dependent oxidoreductase: MGKRSVVVVGAGVFGAWSALRLARDGWRVTMVDAYGPANGRGSSSDHSRVIRAGYGALDIYTRWATDALADWQWLSKKAGESLVVECGALFLGGPGEAHLDDTARTLAACGVTHERLTAAEVASRFPQIGVIGLGDALFEPRGGAIRARRAVAAAVAAAQAYGAEYRQARVAPPDEASTEPVVRLEGGPVLEADQYVFACGPWLGRVLPSAVGDRIRPTRQEVLYFGVPAGDGRFAAERLPAWIDFAAGLYGVPDIDAHGFKVGLDQHGPPIDPDGDDRLVGADTLPRVRDFFARRFPALMTAPLVDARVCQYENSATGDFLIDRHPAWANVWVVGGGSGHGFKHAPSVGRAVADLLGARLEPDPRFSLAGAGTAAARAVY, encoded by the coding sequence ATGGGGAAACGGTCGGTCGTCGTCGTGGGGGCGGGAGTGTTCGGCGCCTGGAGCGCGCTCAGGCTGGCGCGCGACGGCTGGCGCGTCACGATGGTGGACGCCTATGGGCCCGCCAACGGGCGCGGCAGCTCGTCGGATCATTCCCGCGTCATCCGGGCCGGGTACGGGGCGCTCGACATCTACACGCGATGGGCGACCGACGCCCTCGCCGACTGGCAGTGGCTGTCGAAGAAGGCGGGGGAGTCCCTCGTCGTCGAGTGCGGGGCGCTGTTCCTGGGCGGGCCGGGCGAAGCGCACCTGGACGACACGGCGCGGACGCTGGCCGCCTGCGGCGTGACCCACGAGCGCCTCACGGCTGCCGAGGTGGCGAGCCGCTTTCCGCAGATTGGCGTCATCGGGCTGGGCGACGCGCTCTTCGAACCGCGCGGCGGCGCGATTCGCGCGCGGCGCGCCGTCGCCGCCGCGGTGGCCGCAGCCCAGGCCTACGGCGCGGAGTACCGGCAGGCGCGCGTGGCGCCTCCCGACGAGGCCTCGACGGAACCCGTCGTTCGGCTCGAGGGCGGGCCGGTGCTGGAGGCGGATCAGTACGTCTTCGCCTGTGGACCCTGGCTGGGCCGGGTCCTGCCCTCCGCGGTGGGCGATCGGATCCGTCCGACCCGCCAGGAGGTGCTCTATTTCGGCGTGCCGGCCGGCGACGGCCGGTTCGCGGCCGAGCGGCTCCCGGCGTGGATCGACTTCGCAGCCGGCCTGTACGGCGTCCCGGACATCGACGCCCACGGCTTCAAGGTGGGCCTCGACCAACACGGACCGCCGATCGATCCCGACGGCGACGATCGCCTCGTCGGGGCTGACACGCTGCCGCGCGTGCGCGACTTCTTCGCCCGGCGCTTTCCCGCGCTGATGACGGCTCCGCTCGTCGATGCCCGCGTCTGCCAGTACGAGAACTCGGCCACGGGGGACTTCCTGATCGACCGGCATCCCGCGTGGGCCAACGTGTGGGTGGTGGGCGGCGGGTCCGGGCACGGATTCAAGCACGCCCCGTCGGTGGGCCGTGCCGTGGCCGACCTCCTGGGGGCGCGGCTCGAACCCGACCCGCGGTTCTCGCTGGCGGGCGCCGGGACCGCCGCAGCCCGCGCCGTCTACTGA
- the frc gene encoding formyl-CoA transferase, producing MTKRTPTRRRTAAKARTTAKATRSAKAAKSAKAAKAAKTAAKGAARARTAKKAGTKARRPAAGRTAKGAKPAAAKARSSAARKAAPTRRTAPARTRRATAAPRAAVAPSSLPWGQAGKALEGVRILDFTHVQSGPTCTQLLGYMGADCIKVERPGIGDITRSQLRDVKGADSLYFTMLNGNKRSVTIDSKHPKGKEILERLVKACDVLVENFAPGTLDRMGLTWERVHQLNPRMILASIKGFGPGPYEECKVYENIAQCAGGAASTTGFREGPPVVTGAQIGDSGTGLHLALGIVTALFQRTRTGRGQRVQCAMQDGVLNLTRVKLRDQQRLAHGPLEEYSQFGEGVPFGDAVPRAGNDSGGGQPGWILKCKGWETDPNAYIYFITQAPVWGPICDLIGRPEWKTDPDYATPPARLPRLKQIFATIEAWTSTKSKFEVMDLCNEHDIPVGPILSMREIAEEPSLRATGTVVEVPHPVRGTYLTVGNPVKLSDSPCEVQRAPLLGEHTEEILTSVLGYGPSDVAEILASGATSA from the coding sequence ATGACGAAGCGCACGCCCACCCGCCGGAGGACGGCCGCGAAGGCCCGGACGACCGCGAAGGCCACCAGGTCCGCGAAAGCCGCGAAGAGCGCGAAGGCCGCCAAGGCCGCGAAGACCGCGGCGAAAGGCGCCGCGCGCGCCAGGACCGCCAAGAAGGCCGGCACGAAGGCCAGGCGCCCGGCCGCGGGTCGCACGGCGAAGGGCGCGAAGCCGGCTGCGGCGAAGGCGCGTAGCTCTGCGGCCAGGAAGGCCGCCCCGACGAGAAGGACCGCGCCGGCCAGGACGCGCCGGGCCACCGCGGCGCCGCGCGCGGCCGTCGCGCCGTCGTCGCTGCCGTGGGGGCAGGCCGGCAAGGCGCTCGAGGGCGTCCGCATCCTGGACTTCACCCACGTCCAGTCGGGTCCGACCTGCACCCAGCTCCTGGGCTACATGGGCGCCGACTGCATCAAGGTGGAGCGGCCGGGCATCGGGGACATCACGCGGTCGCAGCTCCGCGACGTGAAGGGCGCCGACTCGCTCTACTTCACGATGCTGAACGGCAACAAGCGCTCCGTCACCATCGACTCCAAGCACCCGAAGGGCAAGGAGATCCTCGAACGCCTCGTGAAGGCCTGCGACGTGCTCGTCGAGAACTTCGCGCCGGGCACGCTCGATCGCATGGGCCTCACGTGGGAACGGGTGCACCAGCTCAATCCCCGCATGATCCTCGCCTCGATCAAGGGATTCGGCCCCGGGCCGTACGAGGAGTGCAAGGTCTACGAGAACATCGCGCAGTGCGCGGGCGGGGCGGCGTCGACGACCGGCTTCCGCGAGGGGCCGCCCGTCGTCACCGGCGCGCAGATCGGCGACTCCGGCACGGGGCTGCACCTGGCCCTGGGCATCGTGACGGCGCTGTTCCAGCGCACCCGCACCGGACGCGGCCAGCGCGTGCAGTGCGCGATGCAGGACGGCGTGCTGAACCTGACGCGGGTGAAGCTCCGCGACCAGCAGCGCCTGGCGCACGGTCCGCTCGAGGAGTACAGCCAGTTCGGCGAAGGCGTCCCCTTCGGCGACGCCGTGCCTCGCGCCGGCAACGACTCAGGGGGCGGGCAGCCCGGCTGGATCTTGAAGTGCAAGGGCTGGGAAACGGACCCGAACGCCTACATCTACTTCATCACCCAGGCGCCGGTGTGGGGCCCGATCTGCGACCTCATCGGCCGGCCCGAGTGGAAGACCGACCCGGACTACGCGACGCCGCCGGCGCGCCTGCCGCGGCTGAAGCAGATCTTCGCGACCATCGAGGCCTGGACGTCCACGAAGTCGAAGTTCGAGGTGATGGACCTCTGCAACGAGCACGACATTCCGGTGGGCCCCATCCTGTCGATGCGGGAGATCGCCGAGGAACCCTCGCTGCGCGCGACCGGCACGGTGGTCGAAGTGCCGCATCCCGTCCGGGGGACGTATCTGACCGTCGGCAACCCCGTCAAGCTCTCGGATTCGCCCTGCGAGGTGCAACGTGCCCCGCTGCTCGGCGAGCACACCGAGGAGATCCTCACGTCCGTCCTCGGCTACGGGCCGTCCGACGTCGCCGAGATCCTGGCCTCGGGCGCCACCAGCGCCTGA
- a CDS encoding heparan-alpha-glucosaminide N-acetyltransferase domain-containing protein yields the protein MRLRSLDVFRGLTMAAMVIVNNPGDWDTVYWPLLHAEWNGWTPTDLVFPFFLFIVGVAMAQSDPARHRPGAVLRRGAALIGAGLLLAGFPFFTPARWRLPGVLQRIGLCYMAAAVVWRAIEHPGDRLATLRRALVAAAVCLLAYWALLALVPPPGGTAGDLSAEGNLGAWVDRAVFGTHLWRARWDPEGLLSSLPAVGTTLLGLAAGLWIAHGRPVCRAPGLIWTGAAAAVVGGTWGQVLPINKSLWTSSYALFTAGLAAVVLGLLHRRLDDGRSSPALDAASEPFVALGRNALLLFVVSGLVAKSLILWKVDSAGAPISLQRWLYVTAFQPLAAPKVASLLFAAANLAGLYALLAWLHRRRWYWSV from the coding sequence ATGCGCCTGCGCTCGCTCGACGTCTTCCGCGGCCTGACGATGGCCGCCATGGTGATCGTGAACAACCCTGGCGACTGGGACACCGTCTACTGGCCGCTGCTGCACGCCGAGTGGAACGGCTGGACGCCCACCGACCTCGTGTTCCCGTTCTTCCTCTTCATCGTCGGCGTGGCCATGGCCCAGTCCGATCCGGCCAGGCACCGCCCGGGTGCCGTGCTCCGACGCGGGGCGGCCCTCATCGGCGCCGGCCTGCTGCTGGCGGGCTTTCCCTTCTTCACGCCCGCCCGCTGGCGCCTGCCCGGCGTGCTCCAGCGGATCGGCCTCTGCTACATGGCCGCCGCCGTCGTGTGGCGCGCGATCGAACATCCGGGCGACCGGCTGGCGACGCTGCGACGCGCGCTCGTCGCCGCCGCGGTGTGTCTCCTGGCCTACTGGGCGCTCCTCGCCCTGGTGCCGCCGCCGGGCGGCACGGCCGGAGATCTCAGCGCCGAAGGCAACCTGGGCGCCTGGGTGGACCGGGCCGTCTTTGGTACGCACCTGTGGCGCGCCCGGTGGGACCCCGAGGGCCTGTTGAGCTCGCTGCCGGCGGTGGGGACGACGCTCCTCGGGCTCGCGGCCGGTCTCTGGATCGCCCACGGACGTCCGGTCTGCAGGGCGCCCGGTCTCATCTGGACGGGGGCCGCGGCGGCCGTGGTGGGTGGGACCTGGGGCCAGGTCCTGCCGATCAACAAGTCGCTGTGGACGAGTTCGTACGCGCTCTTCACCGCGGGCCTCGCCGCGGTGGTCCTCGGGCTCTTGCACAGGCGGCTCGACGACGGCCGCTCCTCGCCGGCTCTCGACGCCGCGAGCGAGCCGTTCGTCGCGCTGGGGCGCAACGCGCTCCTCCTGTTCGTCGTGTCCGGCCTCGTCGCGAAATCGCTGATCCTCTGGAAGGTCGACAGTGCGGGCGCGCCGATCTCGCTGCAGCGCTGGCTCTACGTCACGGCGTTCCAACCGCTGGCGGCGCCGAAGGTGGCGTCGCTGCTCTTCGCGGCCGCCAACCTGGCCGGGCTGTACGCCCTGCTCGCGTGGCTCCACCGGCGCCGCTGGTACTGGAGTGTGTAG
- a CDS encoding methionyl-tRNA formyltransferase: MRIVVHGQQAFGKAVLEALLARGDEVVAVYVAPEKPGQKADPLKEAAVAAGLPVHQPTSYRKPEVWDQFRALKPDLQVMAFVTLFVPEEFLNIPTHGSIQYHPSLLPLYRGASAINWPIILGARETGLSIFWPDNGLDTGDILLQKTTPLSDTDTLGSVYFDRLFPMGVAAMLEAVDLVKAGTAPRVKQDESLATYEGKCTADTARIDWGRSWRQLDPLIRGCNPSPGAWTTLAGQRLQIFEATPLPAKDPKGIGGALGEVVAVGDDGFTVVCADGRFLVRRVKPADGGKVTAAEFATAAGLAVGTRLG, translated from the coding sequence ATGCGAATCGTCGTTCACGGTCAGCAGGCCTTCGGAAAAGCCGTGCTGGAAGCCCTTCTCGCGCGAGGCGACGAGGTCGTCGCGGTCTACGTCGCCCCTGAGAAGCCGGGGCAGAAGGCCGATCCCCTCAAGGAAGCGGCCGTCGCCGCCGGCCTGCCCGTCCACCAGCCGACGTCGTACCGGAAGCCCGAGGTCTGGGACCAGTTCCGTGCGCTGAAGCCGGACCTCCAGGTGATGGCCTTCGTCACGCTGTTCGTGCCGGAGGAGTTCCTGAACATCCCGACGCACGGGTCGATCCAGTACCACCCGTCGCTGCTCCCGCTGTATCGCGGCGCCTCGGCCATCAACTGGCCGATCATCCTCGGGGCGAGGGAGACGGGCCTCAGCATCTTCTGGCCCGACAACGGCCTCGATACCGGGGACATCCTGCTCCAGAAGACCACGCCCCTTTCCGACACCGACACGCTCGGCAGCGTCTACTTCGACCGCCTGTTCCCGATGGGCGTCGCCGCGATGCTCGAAGCGGTGGACCTCGTGAAGGCGGGTACCGCGCCACGCGTCAAGCAGGACGAGTCCCTGGCGACCTATGAGGGCAAATGCACGGCCGACACCGCCCGGATCGATTGGGGGCGGTCGTGGCGGCAGCTCGACCCCCTCATCCGCGGGTGCAACCCGTCCCCAGGGGCATGGACGACGCTGGCGGGCCAGCGCCTCCAGATCTTCGAGGCGACGCCGCTTCCGGCGAAGGACCCGAAGGGGATCGGCGGGGCGCTCGGCGAGGTCGTCGCGGTCGGGGACGACGGGTTCACCGTCGTCTGTGCCGACGGGCGTTTCCTGGTCCGGCGGGTCAAGCCCGCCGACGGCGGCAAGGTGACCGCGGCGGAGTTCGCGACGGCGGCCGGATTGGCCGTCGGCACGCGGCTGGGCTGA
- a CDS encoding formate--tetrahydrofolate ligase codes for MPASQHQSPKSDIEISQAATMTPIAEVAKARLGVDARDLEPYGHYKAKVSMDYIKSLKDRPDGKLILVSAITPTPAGEGKTTTTVGLTDALNQIGKKAMLCLREPSLGPSFGMKGGAAGGGYAQVVPMEDINLHFTGDFHAITSANNLLAAMIDNHIYWGNPLGIDVRRVTWRRVLDMNDRALRRIVNSLGGSANGYPREDGFDITVASEVMAIFCLASDLDDLRRRLARIIVGYTRDKKPVRAADLKAEGAMTALLKDALAPNLVQTLEGTPAFIHGGPFANIAHGCNSVLATTTALKLADYVVTEAGFGADLGGEKFLDIKCRKAGLSPSCVVLVATIRALKMHGGVKKDDLKTENLAALESGMSNLRRHVENVRKFGLEPVISINRFSADTQAEIDLVKAACAALGVQCHMADHWAMGGAGAVDVARAVAEVCDRGTGRLKLLYPDEMPLLEKIRTIAREIYGARDIAAEAAVVDQLKAFEAMGYGTAPICVAKTQYSFSTNPDAKGAPSDHTISVREVRLSAGAEFVVAICGEIMTMPGLPKVPAANAIDIGPDGRIVGLF; via the coding sequence ATGCCTGCTTCCCAGCACCAGTCTCCCAAGAGTGATATCGAGATCTCGCAGGCGGCGACCATGACGCCGATCGCCGAGGTGGCCAAGGCGCGCCTCGGCGTCGACGCCCGGGACCTCGAGCCCTACGGCCACTACAAGGCCAAGGTCTCGATGGACTACATCAAGTCCCTGAAGGACCGGCCGGACGGCAAGTTGATCCTGGTGTCGGCGATTACGCCGACGCCGGCAGGCGAGGGCAAGACCACCACCACCGTCGGCCTCACCGACGCCCTGAACCAGATCGGCAAGAAGGCCATGCTGTGCCTCCGCGAGCCCTCGCTCGGGCCGTCCTTCGGCATGAAGGGCGGGGCGGCCGGCGGCGGCTACGCGCAGGTCGTGCCGATGGAGGACATCAACCTCCACTTCACCGGCGACTTCCACGCCATCACGTCCGCCAACAATCTGCTGGCGGCCATGATCGACAACCACATCTACTGGGGCAATCCGCTCGGCATCGACGTGCGCCGCGTCACGTGGCGGCGCGTCCTCGACATGAACGACCGCGCGCTCCGCCGGATCGTGAACTCCCTGGGCGGCAGCGCCAACGGCTACCCGCGCGAGGACGGCTTCGACATCACGGTGGCGTCCGAGGTCATGGCCATCTTCTGCCTGGCCTCGGACCTCGACGACCTGCGCCGGCGTCTGGCCCGCATCATCGTCGGCTACACGCGCGACAAGAAGCCGGTGCGCGCCGCGGACCTCAAGGCGGAGGGCGCGATGACGGCGCTCCTCAAGGACGCCCTGGCGCCGAACCTGGTCCAGACGCTGGAGGGCACCCCCGCGTTCATCCACGGCGGGCCGTTCGCGAACATCGCCCACGGCTGCAACTCGGTCCTGGCCACCACCACCGCGCTCAAGCTGGCCGACTACGTGGTGACCGAGGCCGGATTCGGGGCGGATCTGGGCGGCGAGAAGTTCCTCGACATCAAGTGCCGGAAGGCGGGCCTGTCGCCGTCGTGCGTCGTGCTCGTGGCGACGATCCGCGCGCTCAAGATGCACGGCGGCGTGAAGAAGGACGATCTCAAGACCGAGAACCTCGCGGCGCTCGAGTCGGGGATGAGCAACCTCCGCCGCCACGTCGAGAACGTGCGGAAGTTCGGGCTGGAGCCCGTCATCTCCATCAACCGGTTCTCGGCGGACACCCAGGCCGAGATCGACCTGGTGAAGGCCGCCTGCGCGGCCCTCGGCGTCCAGTGCCACATGGCCGACCACTGGGCGATGGGCGGCGCCGGCGCCGTGGACGTGGCCCGCGCCGTGGCCGAGGTGTGTGACCGCGGGACGGGCCGCCTGAAGCTGCTCTATCCCGACGAGATGCCGCTCCTCGAGAAGATCCGCACGATCGCCCGCGAGATCTACGGGGCCCGGGACATCGCCGCCGAGGCGGCCGTCGTGGATCAGCTCAAGGCGTTCGAGGCGATGGGGTATGGCACGGCGCCGATCTGCGTGGCGAAGACCCAGTACAGCTTCTCGACCAATCCCGACGCGAAGGGCGCGCCGAGTGATCACACGATCAGCGTGCGCGAGGTCCGTCTCTCGGCCGGTGCGGAGTTCGTCGTCGCCATCTGCGGCGAGATCATGACGATGCCGGGCCTGCCGAAGGTGCCCGCGGCCAACGCGATCGACATCGGGCCTGATGGGAGGATCGTCGGGCTGTTCTGA